The genome window CCACCAATAATAGTAATGTGTTGATATTTTATTAACTTTGATCAGCACTTCATGGGAAAGGAATGAAGAATTGGTTTTGTCCTTGCAGATTGTTCCAGCTTCAAGCATCCCTGATGGGTGGATGGGATTGGATATTGGTCCAGACTCTATTAAGACATTCAATGAGGCACTGGATACCACTCAAACCATCATCTGGAACGGACCAATGGGAGTATTTGAGTTTGACAAGTTTGCAGAAGGAACAGAGGTATGCAAGGGTCTTTTTGCTGGTGTTCACTTTTGTTCATAAACCTGCTTAGAATTGATGTCTGCAATTCCTATATCTGTTCTTCTTACTAATGCATACGGTGTGGATCAGGCATATCTTGTATGGAAGTAAATCCTTTAGAGACGAGATAGATTGTTCTTGTATTCATTTGTGTACAATCTAACTTAAGTCTGGGCTGCCCTAGTTCCCTGATTAACCtacttttttgcttttatgtACACAATGAACTGTACATTGGAAATGAAAGgattaagtttaatttcttgaAGTGTTCCATACCAGTTAGCACCATTCACCTAAGTTGGTTTGATGTATTTGACCATGTAGTAGAGTTGTGCAAGGGAAGCCTTTTGCTTCTTGCTTGTTATAATTACTCTATTTGGAATATGGATATGTGGATGGTAATTAAGTTATACCTCTTGCTTGCAGTCTGTTGCAAAGAAGCTTGCAGAACTTAGTGGGAAAGGAGTGACAACAATCATCGGAGGTGGAGATTCTGTTGCTGCAGTGGAGAAAGTAGGAGTTGCTAATGTGATGAGCCACATATCGACTGGTGGTGGTGCTAGTTTGGAGTTGTTGGAAGGTAAACAACTTCCTGGTGTACTCGCTCTCGACGAAGCCACACCAGTTCCCGTGTAAGAACACATTTTTTTCTCTGTATTCTTCACCTGCCCACCGTGTCGGTGTTTCATTTGAGTCTGTAAGCGAGAGATGACATGTTGTAGGAAGATACGAGTTCTTGTTGTAAATGTTCAATGTTACCTTTGATATAAGGTCCCAATGTCTCTGTATTCCTTGCATCCAACAAAAAGATTTCCATAAGAGATTGTGGGGAGGGATAAAGACAGCCATTCAAGCAATCTAATAAGTTGGTTCTTTGCCATCATCTTTGTACACTGTGTCAAGGTTCTTGTCTGAATTTGGGCTATACTACTATAATCTTATTCCTAATTACAATCTGTCCCAATGTCTCACATCTCGCATTTTTCCCATAAAATTCAATCTGCCTAGAGAAAAATGCTTTGACTTCTGTTGAACACAGAAAAATGCTAGGGACAATTTGCGTGGACGATTTCCCGCTGTTTATACCGGTGGATGCATTGTGAATCTCACTTACATCAACCTACCAAATTCTACGTTatgttttcatattaaattactGGTCTGCATTGGTGAAGATcgattgcttttatgcaaagGACATGCATTAGAAACACCACATGACTCTTTACCACATATGAATAACATCACTTGGTGACGACAACGTCCATGCACCATACGTTTtcgaaaattaaatattaagggaagaaggaaaaaaaaaaaaaaaaaactgacagaGCAATCCATGCAGGATGATGAACCATGACTCCATTGTCTCCGCACCCGTGTCAGGCTGTCAGCCCATCCCCATCTCAAGTCACGGTCGATCGACAAAAGTCGaaccccaaaaacaaaagcttcttagattattattatttgcaAACAacccctttttatttatttggcctACAAAAAGTTACCGGccaacaaaaagaataattcatttttttttaatcaaatagAATAATTCATTCTTTGATGCTCAATCAAATAGTTATTTCTGATCATAAACCATAAATCATTTTatcatagtttttttttttggactcaATTTTTATCATAGATAACTGGTTCATAGGACATAATTTGGTTTAGGTTCCATTAGGgcaaaaaaaaacctaagaAGTATTTCGGGACATATGCAAAAAAAACCTAAGTAGTCTCACATTCCTAACAAGGGTTTGGTTAATTCAGCTTCCTTAAAtcgaaagaaaaaaccaaaatgcaaTGTACATTTAAACTATTCTATTATTCTATCGGCAAAAAactttacattttttttccctttgttgTGATTTGTGGACCACAATATCCCTCATGAGATGATTGAGGGGTATTTTGATGCACACTTACATCATATGGTATTTTATTACCATTATATACTAAATGAAAAGtttgcaaacaaaaaatgaacACTATAGATAAATGTGAAACGCAATCTCACCTTACATCTTATGCTTtgtaataaagaaacttacgggctaatattttaatacaaTTGAAGATTGAGTCTCAAAACAAAGGATTactaagaaaaaagaaagtcttaaatatatatatatgtatatttttatacaagtgatattctatttaatctaatctaaagtATGAAAAGAGGGATTCAAACTCGGATAAAGATTGAGAAACACATCCGTTTTACCCAACTTAAATAAGCCCATATTTGCAAAGAAAGTCTTAAATCAAAAGAGCCCAAATGGAAATAGTCcaccaagaaaatgaaaacctaATTAGCTTataaaagagaggaaaaataaaaaagagccTAATGAGAATCCTAAGAATATGCCAAAACATTTTAggtgaaaaattaaaaatgaagaCACCACAAAAATCATTTACTGCCAGCCCAAGGTTTCTCCAAGGCCAGACCCACAGAAAGAAGAGTCGAGAATCCTCAAGCTCTTCGTGTTGCCCAAGAATAACAATAACTAGGTGCTCCCAAGAAAACTCGCACGTGCCGTACATACCACGCACCTACCTCTATAAAATCACCTTCTCGAACTCCTCAGTCTTCTTGTCTTTGTTCTTCGGTCTCTCACTCGATAACCCACCACATTTTTTCTGATCTTTGTCACTGTAAGCTCTCAAAATCCAAACTTTCACGCATCTTTGTTTGTATTTAACAAATCCTTCATCTGGgttctaatatttttatacTATTTTTCGTTTTGTTGAAGGTACTTTTTTCTCTGTGACTGTGATGGCGACCAAGAGGAGCGTGAGTACTTTGAAGGAGGCTGAGTTGAAGGGGAAGAGAGTGTTTGTGAGGGTTGATCTGAATGTTCCTTTGGATGACAACTCCAAAATCACTGATGATACTAGAGTCCGTGCTGCTGTGCCCACCATCAAGTACTTGCAGGGCCATGGTGCCAAAGTCATCCTCGCTTCTCACTTGGTAAGCCACGCCTCCCATCAATCCACTCTTTCTCTTACTTGTGTTATATAGCATCTGGGTTCATTTTTCCTGTGACCAAATATTTATGattgttttggtttgtaaGATTTGTGTgtgataatttatttatttattttttttttttttgttgttgaagtttttttctttttcctatttgATTTATGCTGAAAACCCCCTGTTTAGATCCCCTTGCATGGTAAACTCAGATCTTATCAGTTTGATTGATGTGGGTTGTGATGGATTTGCTGCTTGATGTATGTAGATAATTTTTAAGATCTCTGTTATGTGCTTAACTTTGTGCCCAGTATTGGACTTTCTAATAACTTTTAGttatactttaatttattcattgatttgtatttttgcgtttttaattttccttaGATCAAAAGCTCGTCTTTCAGTAAAGTTGATGAGTCTTAGGATCTTGTCTGTTAATTCATCTGCTCATAGTTTCCTAGCagagatttctttttctttcagtCATTTTCTTCCTATCAGTTAATTGACCCCTAGGATTGAAAAGGTGTCAATGGTTTTGCAGTTTTTGTTTGCCTTTTTATTTGCCAAACTAATTTGAGGTAACCTTCGAAAGTTACTTACGAAAACgttctttgaatttttgtttttcagggACGTCCCAAGGGAGTCACTCCCAAGTACAGTTTGAAGCCTCTTGTGCCGAGGCTGTCTGAGCTCCTTGGAGTCGAGGTTTGTATTTTATTAACAAAACAGTTTTGCTCCTAGGAAATTTCATGGGAAGTTCTATTTGctcatcttttttattttctattttcctcTGTTACTTTACAGGTTAAGATTGCCAATGACTGTATAGGCGAGGAAGTTGAAAAATTGGTTGCTCAACTTCCAGAGGGAGGAGTTTTGCTCCTTGAGAATGTTAGGTTCcacaaggaggaagagaagaatgaCCCTGAATTTTCCAAGAAGCTTGCTTCACTTGCAGATGTTTATGTGAATGATGCTTTTGGTAGTGCTCATAGGGCTCATGCATCAACTGAGGGAGTGGCCAAGTTCTTAAAGCCTTCCGTTGCTGGATTCCTTATGCAGAAGGTATGTCGGTTGTAACTGACAATTGTACCTagttaaatttcaaattcttcaCTGCCCTGCTTTTCATTGAAGTGATTCCCACTAAGAATATGGTGGTCACAAAATGTTTCACATCTGGACCCTTGAAATTGTTGAGGGAGGAACAGTTTTCTTGTCATGATAAGCacatcttttatttttgtgttgatCTCAGGAACTCGATTATCTTGTCGGTGCTGTGGGAAATCCTAAAAGGCCATTTGCTGCTATTGTTGGTGGTTCAAAGGTGTCATCCAAGATTGGAGTGATAGAATCCTTGTTGGAGAAGGTTAACATTCTCTTGCTAGGTGGAGGAATGATCTTTACTTTCTACAAGGCCCAAGGTTATTCAGTTGGATCATCCCTTGTGGAGGAAGACAAGCTTGATCTTGCAAAATCACTTCTTGAGAAGGCCAAGGCTAAGGGGGTTTCTATTCTACTCCCAACTGATGTAGTCATTGCTGACAAGTTTGCTGCTGATGCGGACAGCAAGGTCAGTGGTTACTTTCTGTTTGTTTAGTAATCCTGTTGGAAATGGTGAAATTCTCGAGGTCTcagaaaattatatttgcCTGCAGGTTGTGCCAGCGTCTGCTATTCCAGATGGTTGGATGGGATTGGATATTGGACCAGACTCAATCAAAACTTTCAGTGAAGCTCTGGTTACCACTCAAACCATTATTTGGAATGGACCTATgggtgtttttgagtttgaaaagtTTGCTGCTGGGACTGAGGTACTTAATAAACTATATTTCTGCTGAATTATCAAGCATCTATTACCTATTAACCTAATTCATAGAAGACTATACTTTGTTCAGCCCTATTCGTTGATTTGAATTAGAttatttgtcttcttttttgccCATTTGTGGTACATGAGCATCATTGACCAACTCATTATCAATTTCGACTCATTTCAATATGAACTGAACAACAATTAAACAGATTCTATTTTTTGTGAAAAGAAGTACAAATAGCAGAATTTAATTCCCAACGGCGATCcctgttcttttctttttcgtttAAAAGAATACCACGATTCCGTATATTATTCACCgtgtatattttttaattgtttaattcGCGAGGAGCACGTGTTGCCCAGGGCATTAGGGGCATGATGACTTGACGTCATCCTCACCTTCCTCCGGCTTATCACCGGCAGTCTGCTGAGACTGGGTTTTGTGTCAACTTAGATCTGTGTGTAACTGTTTTTCCATCCAATTGGTTTCTTTCAAGTCACTCTTGAGAAGATTTTTATGATAAATGCTGAAAGCCCTGTgatatttcattaaaaaatgttGTTCCTTCTGGGTCATATAATAAATTGCAGATTCTTAGTCTTTTTTCTAAAGTAATCTTTTGGATACTATGCAATTACCCTCTCCAAAGTAATTGCTTCTACTGCCACTAATctaattcttttcttgttaACAGGCAATAGCTAAGAAGCTTGCAGAGCTCAGCGACAAGGGGGTGACAACAATCATTGGAGGTGGTGACTCAGTTGCAGCTGTTGAGAAGGCTGGGCTTGCTGAGAAGATGAGCCACATCTCGACTGGAGGTGGTGCAAGCTTAGAGCTTCTCGAAGGGAAATCACTCCCCGGAGTCCTCGCACTTGACGATGCTTGAGCTGAATTTTTTCTCAGTTTTCGTGCATTTTGTCGTTGTTAGATGGGTTGGTTTTTCAACCAGAATGGTTCAAGTGTATCAGAGCTGATCATGTAGAGGCTATATAGGGTGGAGATTTGAATAAGTGCTCTCTTGAGGTTTAACCATTTTAATGTGCATTGCTTGCTTTGGATAtatttttggaacaaatgttAATGATCCCAGAGTGCTTTTCTGAGCTCAATATCAGTTTGGTATGGAATGTGATGTTTTTGGAATACATGAATATTGTTGATCCTTATAAAATGACGTGGAATGGATATTATCATGATGTGTAATGGGCTGCACAATCTTGATATTGTAGGACGTGGGTTTGGGACAACTATTTGGAGCGGTCCATCTTGAGATGGTGAATGGGCCTGATATTTCGTTCTCCTATTAAACTGAATTGAATTGACTGAAAAATAACATGATTTCTTGAcctaaattaaaattgagaaataaatgaaaattttttgttctcttcattatttaaagataatttccattttcaagtGTTCAACTTGATCCACCTAGATAcgaaaaattcatttataaatgcGTATAATGGGGAGGAGTGAGACTTTTTTGAGTGTCACTAATAGTTTCTTAATAGGCATTATTGTGTGGTGCCACTTTGGTTGGgaaaaagaagttgggatacaAATTTGAAGTACTGTGACACATACGGCATCTTTATAGAATAAAAAGATCACTGAGATCGATTCATTCTATGGTGAGGATGTAATATATGGACCATAGATGTGGACCTTCATATTAGCCACAAGATTCATCTGAAtagtaatttcacttaagtttaatgaaatgatCATGTGGCTAATATGAAGCTCCACATGAAAGGTTCATATATGACACCCTCATTATATAATTTTGCCATTGATATGAGATAACATAAACTCTGAACGGGTCATCCTCTGTAAAAGGTAGTTATCCTCTCACTCAGGTTCGATTCTTTGTCTAGtggtatttttctttccaatgtTCGAAAACATCCCAAGTCCAAGTCTGAATCCTCCTCCCtcaattataaacaaaaaaaataaatagcaaATGTGGtttaaatcaataaatatttttctaactCAAGTttaaaagatgaaaattttatttcttcactTGTCAATTACTTACGACCACAATTATATGTTGTGGTTTATTATCATTAAAGGAATTGATAAATGGCCAAATTAATTT of Prunus dulcis chromosome 4, ALMONDv2, whole genome shotgun sequence contains these proteins:
- the LOC117624064 gene encoding phosphoglycerate kinase 3, cytosolic, whose translation is MATKRSVSTLKEAELKGKRVFVRVDLNVPLDDNSKITDDTRVRAAVPTIKYLQGHGAKVILASHLGRPKGVTPKYSLKPLVPRLSELLGVEVKIANDCIGEEVEKLVAQLPEGGVLLLENVRFHKEEEKNDPEFSKKLASLADVYVNDAFGSAHRAHASTEGVAKFLKPSVAGFLMQKELDYLVGAVGNPKRPFAAIVGGSKVSSKIGVIESLLEKVNILLLGGGMIFTFYKAQGYSVGSSLVEEDKLDLAKSLLEKAKAKGVSILLPTDVVIADKFAADADSKVVPASAIPDGWMGLDIGPDSIKTFSEALVTTQTIIWNGPMGVFEFEKFAAGTEAIAKKLAELSDKGVTTIIGGGDSVAAVEKAGLAEKMSHISTGGGASLELLEGKSLPGVLALDDA